From a single Gimesia fumaroli genomic region:
- a CDS encoding thioesterase family protein, whose protein sequence is MDQAPRIGSSNTISFEVEQSHSITFSQEADISVLSTPSLIWFLEQAALQFLQAWLEDKSLSVGTHVDVEHLAPTPVGATVNCTARLIYQDGPVYRFSVEAYAGDEKIAKGLHSRRIIQARQLIKRLQTGSHSKKS, encoded by the coding sequence ATGGACCAGGCACCGCGTATAGGTTCTTCGAACACGATTTCATTCGAAGTGGAGCAAAGCCACTCGATTACGTTTTCGCAGGAAGCAGATATTTCTGTGCTTTCGACGCCATCACTGATTTGGTTTCTGGAACAGGCTGCGTTACAATTCCTGCAAGCGTGGCTTGAAGACAAGTCCCTGAGTGTCGGTACGCACGTGGATGTGGAGCACTTGGCGCCGACTCCCGTTGGCGCCACCGTGAATTGCACCGCACGGCTCATCTACCAGGATGGGCCCGTGTATCGATTTAGCGTCGAAGCATACGCCGGGGATGAGAAAATCGCGAAAGGCCTACACTCCCGCCGCATCATTCAAGCCCGCCAGTTAATCAAACGGCTCCAGACTGGATCGCATTCCAAGAAATCATAG
- a CDS encoding tetratricopeptide repeat protein has translation MNDHPDNDLPDENAPDKNDPQADQNLTPDESNKNPETTPVPTDAAQENQASEEGLPEWEPLTPELVEDEAIRGDFMLRWAAILLACLFAATFISETQTLVHVKTGQYLAEHGFWPPATDVFSYTAADRPWQNNAWLFDLSLAAVYGVLGATGLTLVKMLLLGITFYVIVHLCQREISTWWGSILAVLALIACFPQLTVTPEIITILGLVLTLRCLQSWQENNSPRALWMLVPLFLVWANFDPRVSLGIVLLLLYALGETVAALMDRSVLNDDTDYKELWLVLGGSLVATLLNPTGWHSLTAGLNYYLVDYPIMRSMFVGKVGPEELGYFSMTSPVFWESLNHYAVAAFIMILLTFVSFILNQTKMSWGYLFVFLGFCGLSITASHELVVTSVLCAIFANTNFQIWYRENFRQTYSVETSELLFSRGGRALTVLTFFALAYLVVCGRFQGQGATRHAVGLGFSPALTRTIDGYQSALAESLDDRPFHFVLEQGDLLIWLDQKSFVDNRIALFAGEGEESLVDLHDKTRRALRVQREDQLGSGIPDVWKETFDEYQVTHVIPRLSGANPDYRTFFDLLTTPDWQLTDLNAATAVFYRTDTENAETKSYLAAHQLDFKKRAFQEQKDFPEIRADWARPKSFYSRYFLPQTETLENDVQTARHYLGLMSQSGRNHELGSCFAVLAIQLANRGLIENPNSAEAYRILGSAYGYLAGLEAQLMVPPAARNQQRQPLQIDRMRYFQILHAYHQSLIIEPDYAPTHLFLFDLYSNMGKVDLSHRELQTYLSMVEDQEQLEDDALARLRAYTDHLEKLKTQIDQITQELDKQLADGADRMQLASQAYQNGYVLLAHHYLDDPVFIAQNPLAQNLKATVLMEVGLSEEADSQMAQLESLAQNDPRIPWRSQAAFTSLGNGNYRGSFDLWKQELRSHEEARIAGVLQSLPLIQPPSNSFWPAQHTASVANYLYGLSQQQTPLKLNLARCEIEAGQPDQAVAVLQEIVDEQPETPYRPLIRFYLYQLTGELIPMQVEAPAGQTEPEQAEAPLVAPKP, from the coding sequence GTGAATGATCATCCAGACAACGATTTGCCTGACGAGAACGCTCCCGATAAAAATGATCCCCAAGCCGATCAAAATCTGACTCCTGATGAGTCGAACAAAAATCCGGAAACGACTCCGGTACCAACCGATGCCGCGCAGGAGAATCAGGCGAGTGAAGAAGGACTTCCCGAGTGGGAACCACTAACGCCTGAACTGGTCGAAGATGAAGCGATCCGCGGGGACTTCATGTTGCGTTGGGCTGCGATTTTATTAGCCTGTCTGTTTGCTGCAACGTTCATTTCAGAAACACAAACCCTGGTACATGTCAAAACGGGGCAGTATCTGGCCGAGCATGGGTTCTGGCCTCCCGCGACGGATGTATTTTCCTATACCGCCGCCGACCGCCCCTGGCAGAATAACGCCTGGTTGTTCGATTTATCACTCGCGGCTGTGTACGGTGTGCTGGGTGCGACGGGACTGACGTTAGTCAAAATGCTGTTACTGGGCATTACTTTTTACGTGATCGTCCACCTTTGTCAGCGGGAGATTTCGACCTGGTGGGGTTCAATTCTGGCGGTGCTGGCTTTGATCGCCTGTTTTCCACAACTGACAGTGACGCCGGAAATCATTACGATTCTGGGGCTCGTGCTCACGCTGCGTTGTCTGCAGTCCTGGCAGGAAAATAATTCGCCTCGTGCCTTGTGGATGCTGGTACCCTTGTTCTTAGTATGGGCCAATTTTGATCCGCGGGTTTCGCTGGGAATCGTCCTGCTCCTGTTGTATGCCCTGGGGGAAACCGTGGCGGCGTTGATGGATCGGTCTGTGTTGAATGACGACACCGACTATAAGGAACTCTGGCTGGTTTTGGGGGGCAGTCTGGTTGCGACCCTGCTGAACCCGACTGGCTGGCATTCACTCACCGCCGGTTTGAATTATTACCTGGTTGATTATCCAATCATGCGGTCGATGTTTGTCGGCAAAGTGGGGCCGGAAGAGCTGGGCTATTTCTCGATGACGTCACCAGTGTTCTGGGAGTCACTGAATCATTATGCTGTGGCTGCGTTCATTATGATTTTACTCACCTTTGTCAGTTTTATATTGAATCAAACGAAGATGAGCTGGGGATACCTGTTTGTCTTTCTTGGTTTTTGTGGACTGTCTATTACGGCCAGCCATGAGCTAGTGGTGACCAGTGTACTCTGTGCGATTTTTGCGAATACGAATTTTCAGATCTGGTACCGTGAGAATTTTCGACAGACTTACAGTGTGGAGACGTCGGAGCTGTTGTTCTCGCGTGGCGGACGAGCGTTGACGGTGCTCACGTTTTTTGCTCTGGCGTATCTAGTGGTTTGCGGTCGTTTTCAGGGACAGGGGGCAACCAGACACGCCGTTGGTCTGGGCTTCAGTCCGGCATTGACGCGAACGATTGACGGTTATCAGAGTGCGTTGGCAGAGTCGCTGGATGATCGCCCGTTTCATTTTGTTCTGGAGCAGGGAGACCTGTTGATCTGGCTGGACCAGAAGTCGTTCGTGGACAATCGAATTGCTCTGTTTGCCGGTGAGGGAGAAGAGAGCCTGGTCGATTTACACGATAAAACACGACGAGCATTGCGAGTTCAACGCGAAGATCAACTGGGAAGCGGAATTCCCGATGTCTGGAAAGAAACCTTTGATGAATATCAGGTAACCCATGTGATTCCGCGCCTGTCAGGAGCGAACCCGGACTATCGGACATTCTTCGATTTATTGACAACGCCCGACTGGCAATTGACCGATTTGAACGCAGCGACGGCCGTCTTTTATCGTACGGACACGGAGAACGCAGAAACAAAATCCTATCTGGCGGCGCATCAACTGGACTTTAAAAAACGTGCCTTTCAGGAGCAAAAAGACTTTCCGGAAATCCGGGCAGACTGGGCACGTCCCAAATCGTTTTACAGTCGCTATTTTCTGCCTCAAACGGAAACGCTGGAAAACGACGTGCAAACCGCGCGGCACTATCTGGGGCTGATGTCTCAGTCTGGCAGGAATCACGAACTGGGTTCCTGCTTTGCGGTTTTGGCGATTCAACTGGCCAATCGTGGCCTGATTGAAAATCCTAACAGTGCCGAAGCCTATCGAATCCTGGGAAGTGCCTATGGTTATCTGGCAGGTCTGGAAGCACAGTTAATGGTTCCCCCGGCGGCACGAAATCAACAGCGGCAGCCATTACAGATTGATCGAATGCGATATTTTCAAATTCTGCACGCGTATCATCAATCGTTAATTATCGAACCGGACTATGCACCCACTCATCTGTTTCTGTTTGACCTGTATTCGAATATGGGCAAGGTGGATCTGTCGCATCGTGAATTACAAACCTATCTGTCGATGGTGGAAGATCAGGAGCAACTGGAAGATGACGCATTGGCACGATTGAGAGCCTACACGGATCATCTGGAAAAACTCAAAACACAAATCGACCAGATTACTCAGGAGCTGGATAAGCAGCTGGCAGACGGTGCTGACCGGATGCAGCTGGCAAGCCAGGCTTACCAGAATGGATATGTCCTGTTGGCTCATCACTATCTGGATGATCCCGTTTTTATTGCACAAAACCCATTGGCACAAAATCTGAAAGCAACCGTCTTAATGGAAGTCGGGCTTTCAGAAGAAGCGGACTCGCAGATGGCGCAACTGGAATCGCTGGCACAAAACGATCCACGGATTCCCTGGCGTTCCCAGGCCGCGTTTACGAGTTTGGGAAATGGCAATTATCGGGGCAGTTTTGATTTGTGGAAGCAAGAACTCAGATCGCATGAAGAAGCACGCATTGCCGGTGTATTGCAGTCGTTGCCTTTGATTCAGCCACCTTCGAACAGCTTCTGGCCTGCCCAGCATACGGCCTCTGTTGCCAACTATCTGTATGGACTTTCGCAGCAGCAAACTCCACTCAAATTGAATCTGGCCCGCTGTGAAATCGAAGCGGGCCAGCCCGATCAGGCGGTTGCGGTTTTACAAGAGATTGTGGATGAACAACCGGAAACACCTTACCGGCCGCTCATCCGCTTTTATCTCTATCAATTAACGGGCGAACTGATTCCGATGCAAGTGGAAGCACCCGCCGGACAGACCGAACCGGAACAAGCCGAAGCACCGCTGGTGGCGCCCAAACCATAG
- a CDS encoding NAD-dependent epimerase/dehydratase family protein, protein MSHCLVTGGAGFIGSHLCEQLIQQGQQVTAVDDLSTGFLHNLDAIIDHPHFTFRTGSITDPVLMAEMVQDVDTIYHMAAAVGVKLVADNPVRTIETNIYPTEVLLRHAVQGKHKFFLASTSEVYGKNPKERWTEEDDLHFGPTTRPRWAYGASKAIDEFLALAYHQKYGLDVRIGRFFNVVGPRQVGQYGMVIPRFIDQALDGGPVVVFDDGSQVRCFGHVSEIVDCVIDLTDLDAAQGHVYNIGSDEPVSIRGLAEKIIEKVNPGVKIEYLPYNKAYNEDFEDVQRRVPDLERLTATLGRKPHVKLDEILDDIIAFKKQVRGLA, encoded by the coding sequence ATGTCTCATTGCCTGGTCACCGGTGGTGCCGGTTTTATTGGCAGCCATCTCTGCGAGCAATTAATTCAACAGGGACAACAGGTTACTGCCGTCGATGACCTTTCGACCGGATTTTTGCATAATCTGGATGCGATCATCGATCATCCCCATTTCACCTTTCGGACCGGGTCGATTACTGATCCCGTGTTGATGGCAGAAATGGTTCAGGATGTTGATACGATTTATCATATGGCAGCCGCGGTGGGCGTGAAACTGGTCGCAGATAACCCCGTACGAACCATCGAAACCAATATCTACCCGACGGAAGTGTTACTGCGACACGCCGTGCAGGGAAAGCATAAGTTTTTCCTGGCGTCGACCAGTGAAGTCTATGGGAAAAACCCCAAAGAACGCTGGACCGAAGAAGACGACTTGCACTTTGGTCCCACGACCCGACCCCGCTGGGCCTATGGGGCGTCGAAGGCCATCGATGAATTCCTGGCGCTGGCGTATCACCAGAAATATGGTCTGGATGTGCGCATCGGGCGGTTCTTTAATGTGGTCGGGCCGCGTCAGGTGGGGCAGTATGGAATGGTGATTCCCCGCTTTATTGATCAGGCGCTGGACGGCGGTCCGGTCGTCGTGTTTGATGATGGCTCTCAGGTCCGCTGTTTCGGTCACGTTTCGGAAATCGTCGACTGTGTGATTGATCTGACAGATCTGGATGCAGCGCAAGGGCACGTGTATAACATCGGCAGCGATGAGCCGGTTTCCATTCGGGGGTTGGCAGAAAAGATTATTGAGAAGGTGAATCCCGGCGTGAAAATTGAGTATCTGCCTTACAACAAAGCATACAATGAAGACTTTGAGGATGTTCAGCGACGGGTTCCCGATTTAGAGCGTCTGACGGCGACATTGGGACGCAAGCCGCATGTGAAGCTGGATGAGATCCTGGATGATATCATTGCCTTCAAGAAACAGGTCCGCGGGCTTGCCTGA
- a CDS encoding putative quinol monooxygenase — protein MIFVIADIELAEGKQAAFLEAFHQLVPQVLAEDGCIEYGPAVDEETDIPVQVKNGSQIVTVMEKWESVDALKAHLAAPHMTTYREQVADLVKGTTIKVLKPA, from the coding sequence ATGATTTTTGTCATCGCAGATATTGAGTTAGCCGAAGGAAAACAGGCCGCGTTTCTGGAAGCGTTTCACCAGCTGGTGCCTCAAGTTCTCGCCGAAGATGGTTGTATTGAATACGGGCCCGCGGTCGATGAAGAAACCGACATTCCCGTGCAGGTCAAAAACGGCAGCCAGATCGTCACCGTCATGGAAAAGTGGGAAAGTGTCGATGCCCTGAAAGCACACCTCGCTGCCCCCCACATGACAACCTACCGGGAACAGGTCGCGGATCTGGTCAAAGGGACAACCATCAAAGTGCTGAAGCCGGCTTAA
- a CDS encoding amidohydrolase, with amino-acid sequence MFVPLRNLVHPVTVLLVFCSTVSLLSAETATTIFQNGKVITLDDQSRIVEAIAIRDGKILAVGSNAEMKPYQGDQTKVVSLDGKTVIPGLIESHVHALRAARGELIQPHQELNSVAEIQAWIREKVKDVPAGRWITVPRTDITRLKERRRPTPAELDAACTTHPVYMNIARKNVLNTRGFELLGIKSDKDQLAGARIIFDDNGKPLMMEGGSSAIRKLIPRQTVPAEATREALKKLHAIYNSVGITSILERGSGVEEYREYELLKAQNELTVRMTMTIRQQLRSAAAVKEFTKKLGLITGDGDDWVRVGPLKISVDGGIHWGNTRLSEPYGEKRRQFYVLQQDADYRGDLAYSRELMAEIFEAGQKLGWQMCCHATGDGSVNEILSALEEVNERLPVDGRRFCITHAYFPTEESVRRSKALGVCYDTQTYLFYRDADAINQIYGPSWVNRFMGLKTFVDGGVPVAINSDHMNGFDPDHSMNAFNPFLALYIAVSRCDIDGKVYGPHQKLSREQALRCMTSDAAYISFEEKVKGTLEPGKLADLVVLDRDYLTCSENEILQIKPLLTVLDGQIVYEAAMSSDP; translated from the coding sequence ATGTTTGTCCCGCTCAGAAATTTAGTTCATCCCGTTACTGTTTTGCTCGTTTTTTGCTCAACGGTCAGTCTGCTTTCTGCAGAGACGGCAACGACGATTTTTCAAAACGGGAAAGTGATCACGCTGGACGATCAATCGCGGATTGTGGAAGCGATTGCGATTCGCGATGGCAAGATTCTGGCGGTGGGCAGCAATGCCGAGATGAAGCCGTATCAGGGAGATCAGACCAAGGTGGTTTCTCTGGATGGGAAAACGGTGATTCCGGGATTGATCGAATCTCATGTGCACGCGTTGCGAGCGGCGCGTGGCGAATTAATTCAGCCGCATCAGGAATTGAATTCGGTAGCAGAGATTCAGGCCTGGATTCGAGAGAAAGTGAAAGATGTGCCCGCCGGTCGTTGGATCACGGTGCCGCGCACGGATATTACGCGTTTGAAAGAACGCCGCCGTCCGACGCCTGCTGAGCTGGATGCGGCTTGCACGACACACCCCGTTTATATGAATATCGCTCGCAAAAATGTGTTGAATACACGGGGCTTTGAATTATTGGGAATCAAGAGTGACAAGGATCAACTGGCGGGAGCCCGAATCATCTTTGACGACAACGGCAAGCCGCTCATGATGGAAGGGGGGAGCAGCGCGATTCGCAAACTGATTCCGCGGCAAACCGTTCCGGCGGAAGCAACACGTGAAGCATTGAAGAAACTGCATGCCATTTATAATTCGGTAGGGATCACGAGCATTCTCGAACGGGGTTCGGGAGTCGAAGAATATCGTGAATACGAGTTGCTGAAAGCACAGAACGAATTGACGGTACGGATGACGATGACGATTCGCCAGCAGTTACGCAGTGCGGCCGCCGTTAAAGAATTTACAAAGAAGCTGGGGCTGATCACCGGCGACGGAGACGACTGGGTACGAGTCGGCCCATTGAAGATTTCTGTAGATGGGGGCATTCATTGGGGGAACACGCGTCTTTCCGAACCGTACGGCGAAAAGCGTCGTCAGTTTTATGTATTGCAGCAGGATGCCGACTATCGGGGGGATCTGGCATACTCGCGCGAGTTGATGGCCGAAATCTTTGAAGCAGGGCAGAAGCTGGGCTGGCAGATGTGTTGTCACGCGACCGGCGATGGAAGTGTGAATGAAATTCTGAGTGCGCTGGAAGAGGTAAACGAACGGCTGCCCGTCGATGGACGCCGGTTTTGTATCACGCACGCGTACTTCCCGACAGAGGAATCGGTGCGGCGTTCAAAGGCGCTCGGGGTCTGTTATGATACGCAGACCTATCTGTTCTATCGCGATGCCGATGCTATCAATCAGATTTACGGCCCCTCCTGGGTGAACCGTTTTATGGGACTCAAGACTTTTGTTGACGGCGGCGTGCCGGTGGCGATCAACAGCGACCATATGAACGGCTTTGATCCCGATCATTCGATGAACGCCTTCAATCCGTTTCTGGCACTGTATATTGCCGTCAGTCGGTGTGATATTGATGGGAAGGTTTATGGCCCGCATCAGAAATTGTCCCGCGAGCAGGCACTGCGTTGCATGACGAGTGACGCCGCGTATATCAGCTTTGAAGAAAAGGTGAAAGGGACGCTGGAGCCAGGAAAACTGGCCGATCTGGTGGTGCTGGACCGGGACTATCTGACTTGTTCTGAAAACGAAATTCTGCAGATCAAGCCTCTGCTGACGGTGTTGGATGGACAAATCGTCTACGAGGCAGCAATGTCGAGTGATCCTTAA
- a CDS encoding helix-turn-helix domain-containing protein: MITARSNRLKGKVRDEYLALVTQFPLTSVHSEEELRAAQSVMDELLSQETLSVGAELYLDALSDLVAAYEDEHHRINPASDAEMLRHLMEAKGISQAELHRSTRIPKSTISEILSGKKSFSRQLIRTLAVYFDVEKSVLAHNL; the protein is encoded by the coding sequence ATGATCACGGCCCGTTCAAATCGCTTAAAAGGTAAGGTTCGCGATGAATATCTGGCACTGGTAACGCAGTTTCCACTGACATCGGTTCATTCGGAAGAGGAGCTTCGAGCGGCTCAATCCGTGATGGACGAGTTGCTTTCTCAAGAAACACTCTCAGTCGGCGCAGAACTCTATTTAGATGCTTTAAGTGATCTCGTCGCCGCTTATGAGGATGAACATCATCGGATCAACCCTGCCTCTGATGCAGAGATGTTGCGTCATCTGATGGAGGCAAAAGGGATCAGCCAGGCCGAATTACACCGTAGCACCAGGATTCCCAAATCGACGATTTCCGAAATTCTGTCCGGGAAGAAATCGTTCAGTCGGCAACTGATCCGCACGTTAGCGGTGTACTTTGATGTGGAAAAAAGCGTTCTGGCACATAATCTATGA
- a CDS encoding helix-turn-helix domain-containing protein, translating to MVTSTAPQPAEPTGLITEKAAAQLLGVCERTVWKLRNENKIRCVKIGAAVCYTRE from the coding sequence ATGGTCACTTCTACTGCTCCCCAGCCAGCGGAGCCCACAGGTTTAATCACAGAGAAAGCAGCAGCTCAACTGCTGGGAGTCTGTGAACGCACAGTATGGAAACTGCGCAACGAGAATAAGATCCGTTGCGTCAAGATCGGTGCAGCAGTGTGTTACACACGCGAGTAA
- a CDS encoding CehA/McbA family metallohydrolase, whose product MYRLALLLSLFVVPFQSVSAAVLKGTIVDSLTGKIIPARLSIQAADGTAYYAKSADEAGSAILYDKQRSPTSIERHVTLSAHPFEVELPPGEYRLTAYRGKEYIPRMQTVDVEDQPREVRLKLKRWSNMAEEGWYSGDTHVHRLVKELPNVMQAEDLNVALPLTNWVSIAGQPPSRGDMNTDQAAVKAAPVYVDPTHVYYPLNTEYEITKVGKQRHVLGAVFVLNQKQVLELGAPPVAPIAEAAHKQGALLDLDKHSWPWSMMLVPVMDVDLFELSNNHLWRTEFFFKNFFGKARPEYLNLERDEKGLTEKGWMQFGFQMYYTMLNCGYRMRPTAGTASGVHPVPLGFGRVYVHLPDGFSYEKWMAGLNAGRSFVTTGPMLTLNVNGSDVGKTHQKSGDAEYECHLQGTARYWKPISRIEVIVNGDVVETIPLEKQRKGTTFIFPIDHKMKLSGSAWVAVRCFTQAETGRTRFAHTAPVYFDVPGQPVRPKRAAVQYLILRMEEEIARNQGVSSEACVNEYRKALKIYQRLLPTAR is encoded by the coding sequence ATGTATCGCCTCGCACTGCTGCTTTCTCTGTTTGTGGTTCCTTTTCAGTCGGTGTCTGCTGCCGTATTGAAAGGGACCATCGTTGATTCTTTGACCGGGAAGATCATTCCTGCTCGGCTGTCGATTCAAGCCGCCGACGGCACCGCTTACTATGCGAAAAGCGCCGACGAAGCCGGCTCGGCAATTCTGTATGACAAGCAGCGCAGCCCGACGAGTATCGAACGGCATGTGACGCTGTCGGCGCACCCGTTTGAAGTCGAGCTGCCCCCCGGTGAATATCGCCTCACCGCTTATCGGGGGAAAGAATATATTCCGCGGATGCAGACGGTTGACGTGGAAGATCAGCCGCGCGAAGTACGCCTTAAGCTTAAACGCTGGTCGAATATGGCGGAGGAAGGCTGGTATTCGGGCGACACGCACGTGCATCGACTGGTGAAGGAACTGCCGAACGTGATGCAGGCGGAAGACTTGAACGTGGCACTGCCACTGACCAACTGGGTTTCGATTGCCGGTCAGCCGCCGTCACGCGGGGATATGAATACCGATCAGGCAGCAGTCAAAGCAGCGCCCGTGTATGTCGATCCGACGCACGTTTATTATCCGCTGAATACCGAGTACGAAATTACGAAGGTCGGCAAGCAACGTCATGTGTTAGGCGCTGTGTTTGTGTTGAACCAGAAACAAGTGCTGGAGCTGGGAGCACCGCCTGTCGCGCCGATCGCTGAGGCGGCGCACAAACAGGGGGCACTGTTAGATCTGGATAAACATTCCTGGCCGTGGTCGATGATGCTGGTGCCCGTGATGGACGTGGATCTGTTTGAATTAAGCAATAATCATCTCTGGCGAACGGAATTCTTTTTCAAGAATTTCTTTGGGAAAGCACGCCCTGAGTATCTCAATCTTGAGAGGGATGAAAAGGGGCTGACCGAGAAGGGCTGGATGCAGTTTGGTTTTCAGATGTATTACACGATGTTGAACTGCGGATATCGCATGCGGCCGACCGCGGGAACGGCGTCGGGCGTGCATCCGGTGCCGCTCGGGTTTGGTCGTGTGTATGTACATCTGCCGGACGGATTCAGTTATGAAAAATGGATGGCCGGCCTCAATGCAGGACGGAGCTTTGTCACGACGGGTCCGATGTTGACTCTGAATGTGAATGGCTCTGATGTCGGCAAAACCCATCAGAAATCCGGCGATGCAGAATACGAATGCCATCTGCAGGGGACCGCTCGCTACTGGAAGCCGATTTCCCGAATTGAAGTGATTGTGAACGGCGATGTGGTGGAGACGATCCCGCTGGAAAAACAGAGGAAGGGGACCACATTCATTTTTCCCATCGATCATAAAATGAAATTGAGTGGTTCCGCGTGGGTTGCCGTCCGTTGTTTTACTCAAGCGGAAACCGGACGCACCCGGTTTGCGCATACGGCGCCGGTTTATTTTGATGTGCCGGGTCAACCCGTGCGTCCCAAGCGGGCGGCGGTGCAGTATCTGATTCTACGGATGGAAGAAGAAATCGCACGCAATCAGGGAGTCTCAAGTGAAGCGTGCGTGAACGAATATCGGAAAGCGCTGAAAATCTATCAACGATTGTTGCCGACGGCCCGGTGA
- a CDS encoding type II toxin-antitoxin system HigB family toxin gives MRVISKSRLRQFWELANQGDSKGPLSAWYTHVSDISVAWQNWGDVKSTFGNADLVGNCVVFNIGGNKYRLITRILYPSQKVFILKVMTHKEYDQDKWKEECGCFSGPPEKPEKRSTKKASPKRKGNKR, from the coding sequence ATGCGTGTGATTTCAAAATCACGACTTCGGCAGTTTTGGGAACTTGCCAATCAGGGAGATTCAAAAGGTCCCCTCAGCGCGTGGTACACGCACGTTAGTGATATCAGTGTTGCCTGGCAGAACTGGGGTGATGTGAAAAGCACCTTTGGCAATGCGGACCTCGTCGGAAATTGTGTCGTCTTCAATATTGGTGGCAATAAATACCGTTTAATTACTCGTATTCTCTATCCGAGTCAGAAAGTATTCATTTTGAAAGTAATGACTCACAAGGAATATGATCAAGACAAGTGGAAAGAGGAATGTGGTTGTTTTTCTGGCCCTCCTGAGAAGCCTGAGAAACGATCAACAAAAAAGGCCTCACCTAAACGAAAAGGAAACAAGAGATGA
- the serS gene encoding serine--tRNA ligase, with the protein MLDLQFICENQDAILENCRNRGIEVDLARLSKLDQRRRELIVQGDKVRQEQKSISSQIPKAADNDAKQALIAQGKELREQVSALDIELREVEAELRQEQARVPNLAHPEVPVGKEDKANTVVRMSGEKPTFDFEPLDHVALAEKHDLIDFEAGTRVAGHGFYYLKNEAVLLEMALCQYAMQKLVQEGFILHSTPDLAKKEILEGIGFNPRGDETQIYSVENTDLSLVATAEITLGGSMKDQIMDRETLPLKIAGLSHCFRTEAGAHGKATRGIYRVHQFSKVEMFAFTEPTNAASDAMHEEIVRIEEEIFQGLGLHYRVVDTCTGDLGAPAYRKYDLEAWMPGRGEGGAYGEVTSASNCTDYQSRRLGTRCKTSGQKGTEFVHTLNGTAVSIARAIIAVLENYQQADGTILVPEVLRPWIGKDKIG; encoded by the coding sequence ATGTTGGATTTGCAGTTCATTTGCGAGAATCAGGACGCCATCCTTGAGAATTGTCGCAATCGTGGAATTGAAGTAGACCTGGCACGACTGTCAAAACTGGATCAGCGTCGTCGCGAACTGATCGTTCAAGGCGACAAAGTACGGCAGGAACAGAAGTCGATTTCCTCTCAAATTCCCAAAGCTGCAGACAATGATGCGAAACAGGCATTGATCGCACAGGGGAAAGAACTACGTGAGCAGGTTTCTGCCCTCGATATTGAGCTGCGTGAAGTCGAAGCCGAATTGAGACAGGAGCAGGCCCGGGTGCCGAACCTGGCGCATCCGGAAGTGCCCGTCGGGAAAGAAGACAAAGCTAATACCGTGGTCCGGATGTCAGGGGAAAAACCGACGTTTGATTTTGAACCCCTCGATCATGTGGCTTTGGCCGAAAAGCATGATCTGATCGATTTTGAAGCGGGGACGCGCGTTGCCGGGCACGGGTTTTATTATCTGAAGAATGAAGCCGTTCTGCTGGAGATGGCTCTTTGTCAATACGCAATGCAGAAGCTGGTGCAGGAAGGCTTCATTCTGCACAGCACGCCAGATCTGGCCAAGAAAGAAATTCTGGAAGGAATCGGGTTCAATCCCCGCGGAGACGAGACGCAGATTTATTCTGTGGAGAATACGGATTTGAGTCTGGTGGCGACGGCTGAGATTACGCTGGGCGGATCGATGAAAGATCAGATCATGGACCGCGAAACGCTGCCGCTCAAGATTGCCGGTCTGTCACACTGTTTTCGTACCGAAGCAGGCGCGCACGGCAAGGCGACGCGTGGCATCTATCGCGTGCATCAGTTTTCCAAGGTCGAAATGTTTGCCTTCACGGAGCCAACCAACGCCGCCTCCGATGCGATGCACGAAGAAATTGTGCGGATCGAAGAAGAGATTTTTCAGGGGTTAGGCCTGCATTACCGTGTGGTTGATACCTGCACGGGAGATCTGGGGGCGCCCGCTTATCGGAAATACGATCTGGAAGCCTGGATGCCCGGCCGTGGTGAAGGGGGCGCGTATGGCGAAGTCACGTCTGCTTCGAACTGCACGGATTACCAGTCTCGACGCTTGGGGACTCGTTGTAAGACCAGCGGTCAGAAGGGAACGGAGTTCGTGCATACTCTGAATGGAACGGCTGTTTCGATTGCACGGGCCATTATTGCGGTTCTGGAGAATTACCAGCAGGCAGACGGCACGATTCTGGTTCCCGAAGTACTCCGCCCCTGGATTGGAAAAGACAAGATTGGGTAA